A genome region from Nocardiopsis exhalans includes the following:
- a CDS encoding APC family permease, producing MSNTSPGFVKVLGRADVLALAFGAMIGFGWIVLTGDFIDAAGSGGAALAFVIGGVIMAFVGLTYAELVSAMPHAGGEHHYAMRAIGPKGAFVASWAMVLGYVSVVAFEAVAVPQTLVYIFPNIEVGHLWTIAEYDVHVSLVAVGVLSAAAMTALNYVGIKPASVFQGITVLFLLAAGAAMLTGSFVGGSAANMEPLFTGGVSGMFVVLVAVPFLFVGFDVIPQSASEIKLPYRLVGTLLVISVFCATAWYVMVMLTAGAGMPTADLAGSELASADSMAAMWNSTAMGNILVLGGIAGLLTSWNAFLIGGSRLIYAMARSRMLPTWFGELHPRFHTPANAVLFIGTLSTLAPFFGRPMLVWLVNAGGLNIVIAFLMVIVSFLVLRRREPEMERPFKVRAGVPVGVTAFVLAFGLFLLYLPGMPAALSWPNEWSMVLVWWLGGAALMWRLPGVSPGPDAEQRLIDVMDARSGGQETPTP from the coding sequence ATGTCCAACACCAGTCCGGGTTTCGTCAAGGTCCTGGGTAGGGCGGACGTCCTCGCCCTGGCCTTCGGAGCGATGATCGGCTTCGGCTGGATCGTCCTCACCGGCGACTTCATCGACGCGGCGGGCAGCGGCGGCGCCGCACTCGCCTTCGTCATCGGCGGCGTCATCATGGCGTTCGTCGGCCTCACCTACGCCGAACTCGTCTCCGCCATGCCGCACGCGGGCGGCGAGCACCACTACGCCATGCGCGCCATCGGCCCCAAGGGGGCGTTCGTGGCCTCCTGGGCGATGGTCCTGGGCTACGTCTCGGTGGTCGCCTTCGAAGCGGTCGCCGTCCCGCAGACCCTCGTCTACATCTTCCCGAACATCGAGGTCGGCCACCTGTGGACGATCGCCGAGTACGACGTCCACGTCAGCCTCGTCGCCGTCGGCGTGCTCAGCGCCGCGGCGATGACCGCGCTCAACTACGTGGGCATCAAACCGGCCAGCGTCTTCCAGGGCATCACGGTCCTGTTCCTGCTCGCGGCGGGCGCCGCCATGCTCACCGGCTCGTTCGTGGGCGGTTCGGCCGCGAACATGGAACCCCTCTTCACCGGCGGGGTCTCCGGGATGTTCGTGGTGCTGGTCGCGGTCCCGTTCCTGTTCGTGGGCTTCGACGTCATCCCGCAGTCGGCCTCGGAGATCAAACTCCCCTACCGCCTGGTGGGCACGCTCCTGGTGATCTCGGTCTTCTGTGCCACCGCCTGGTACGTCATGGTCATGCTGACCGCGGGCGCGGGGATGCCCACCGCCGACCTTGCCGGCTCCGAGCTCGCCTCCGCCGACTCCATGGCCGCCATGTGGAACAGCACCGCCATGGGCAACATCCTGGTCCTGGGCGGTATCGCCGGTTTGCTGACCAGCTGGAACGCCTTCCTCATCGGCGGTAGCCGGCTCATCTACGCGATGGCCCGCTCCCGGATGCTCCCGACCTGGTTCGGCGAACTGCACCCGCGCTTCCACACCCCGGCCAACGCGGTTCTGTTCATCGGCACGCTGTCGACGCTCGCCCCGTTCTTCGGCCGCCCGATGCTCGTCTGGCTGGTCAACGCGGGCGGGCTGAACATCGTGATCGCCTTCCTGATGGTGATCGTGAGCTTCCTGGTCCTGCGCCGCCGCGAGCCGGAAATGGAGCGCCCCTTCAAGGTCCGTGCGGGCGTCCCGGTGGGCGTCACGGCCTTCGTGCTGGCCTTCGGCCTGTTCCTGCTGTACCTGCCGGGCATGCCCGCCGCCCTGAGCTGGCCCAACGAGTGGTCCATGGTCCTCGTCTGGTGGCTCGGCGGCGCCGCCCTCATGTGGCGCCTGCCCGGAGTCAGCCCAGGTCCTGACGCCGAGCAGCGCCTCATCGACGTCATGGACGCCCGGTCCGGAGGCCAGGAGACACCCACCCCCTGA
- a CDS encoding GbsR/MarR family transcriptional regulator codes for MPGGRLGQEERERIEAGLARGASYSEMARELDRPVSTVTREIGRNGGVSAYRADRAQEAAVRRARRRGAAAPRKPHVPRDLSDHGRDPEAVQEFRERLAALLVKTGLPRLMSRVLVCLYTSDAGALTTAELVKLLGISPASVSKAVGYLEEQELLSRERVPGSRAERYMIGEDVWYRSMMASARSNSKLAEAAGEGALTLGLSTPAGARLEEMNRFLWHTGADLARAAELWQQFPGADNSSPGATGPGGGRTGPGRERDS; via the coding sequence GTGCCAGGCGGAAGGCTCGGCCAGGAGGAAAGGGAACGTATCGAGGCAGGGCTGGCCAGGGGGGCGTCCTACTCCGAGATGGCCAGGGAACTGGACAGACCGGTCTCGACAGTCACTCGGGAGATCGGGCGCAACGGAGGGGTTTCGGCCTACCGTGCGGACCGTGCTCAGGAGGCAGCGGTCAGACGGGCGCGGCGCAGAGGGGCTGCCGCGCCGAGGAAGCCGCACGTCCCCAGGGACCTGTCGGACCACGGCCGCGACCCGGAGGCCGTGCAGGAATTCCGGGAGCGTCTCGCCGCTCTCCTGGTGAAGACGGGCCTGCCCCGGCTCATGTCCAGGGTGTTGGTGTGCCTGTACACCAGCGACGCGGGGGCCCTCACCACGGCCGAACTCGTCAAGCTGTTGGGGATCAGTCCGGCGTCGGTGTCCAAGGCCGTCGGTTACCTGGAGGAACAGGAACTGCTCAGCCGTGAGCGGGTACCCGGAAGCAGAGCCGAGCGCTACATGATCGGTGAGGACGTCTGGTACCGGTCGATGATGGCCAGCGCCCGTTCCAACAGCAAGCTGGCCGAGGCAGCCGGGGAGGGGGCCCTCACCCTCGGGCTGAGCACCCCCGCAGGCGCCAGGCTGGAGGAGATGAACCGGTTCCTGTGGCACACGGGGGCCGATCTGGCCCGGGCGGCCGAACTCTGGCAGCAGTTCCCGGGCGCCGACAACAGTTCCCCCGGGGCGACCGGGCCCGGAGGGGGCCGGACCGGGCCGGGACGGGAGAGAGACAGCTGA
- a CDS encoding serine hydrolase domain-containing protein: MTDTTPHTPGPTTGPASADGSGRAPIPVRVQEVLDRAVAEQGFPGYSVQIRQGERSSFGAAGFADTGSGRERLPQERFRIGSTTKTFAAILLLRLEAEGVLSLDDTVETWLPDLVRGNGNDGRSITLEQLLSMTSGLFNYVLDEDILVRFNGPGFLEHRFDSFTPEELVRTALAHPPEHSPGQGWNYCNTGYFLAGMIIERATGQTFARQVEQHLARPLGLTSTYVPGEEKDIPGTHARHYSRLYASAPDAPVYDVTELNASAAWAAGGMVSSTTDLNHFFAALLRGDLLPPAQQARMFTTAPTPEGKWLPIPDTTYGLGMSSLTLAGGDTVWGMGGAINGSFCFTYGTRDGGLVISQSINCDWGNPIGAFAELLDTALRSPSLRPKGI, from the coding sequence ATGACCGACACCACACCGCACACCCCCGGCCCGACCACCGGCCCTGCCTCCGCCGACGGATCCGGACGGGCCCCGATACCCGTGCGGGTCCAAGAGGTGCTGGACCGGGCGGTGGCCGAGCAGGGCTTCCCCGGTTACTCCGTCCAGATCCGCCAGGGTGAGCGGAGCAGCTTCGGCGCCGCCGGATTCGCCGACACCGGTTCGGGCCGCGAGCGTCTGCCCCAGGAACGCTTCCGGATCGGCAGCACCACCAAGACCTTCGCCGCGATCCTGCTCCTGCGGTTGGAGGCCGAGGGGGTGCTCAGCCTGGACGACACCGTGGAGACCTGGCTCCCCGACCTGGTCCGCGGCAACGGCAACGACGGCCGCTCGATCACCCTCGAGCAACTTCTCTCGATGACCAGCGGGCTCTTCAACTACGTCCTCGACGAGGACATTCTGGTCCGCTTCAACGGCCCCGGCTTCCTGGAGCACCGCTTCGACTCCTTCACACCCGAGGAACTGGTGCGCACAGCCCTGGCCCACCCGCCCGAACACTCTCCCGGCCAGGGATGGAACTACTGCAACACCGGCTACTTCCTCGCCGGAATGATCATCGAGCGGGCCACCGGCCAGACGTTCGCGCGACAGGTCGAACAACACCTCGCCCGCCCGCTGGGGCTGACCTCCACCTACGTTCCGGGGGAGGAAAAAGATATCCCCGGCACGCACGCCCGGCACTACTCGCGCCTCTACGCCTCCGCCCCCGACGCCCCGGTGTACGACGTGACCGAGTTGAACGCCTCCGCTGCCTGGGCGGCGGGAGGCATGGTCTCCAGCACTACCGACCTGAACCACTTCTTCGCCGCTCTGCTGCGCGGCGACCTCCTGCCGCCCGCCCAGCAGGCCCGCATGTTCACCACTGCCCCTACCCCGGAGGGAAAGTGGCTCCCGATCCCGGACACCACCTACGGACTGGGAATGTCCTCACTCACCCTGGCCGGCGGTGACACCGTCTGGGGCATGGGCGGCGCCATCAACGGCTCCTTCTGCTTCACCTACGGCACGCGCGACGGCGGGCTGGTCATCTCGCAGAGCATCAACTGCGACTGGGGCAACCCGATCGGCGCCTTCGCCGAACTCCTCGACACCGCCCTGAGGTCTCCCTCTCTCCGCCCGAAGGGCATCTGA
- a CDS encoding alpha-1,4-glucan--maltose-1-phosphate maltosyltransferase codes for MIGRLPILDISPDNDLGPVKAVPGERFTVGATVIREGHDSLAAGVVVHSPKGRREALVPMREKAPGTDRYEAEISLPREGNWSFSVESWSEPFTTWLHVARVKLPLDTDTELVLEEGARLLARAGRRVPRTPALTSAAKTLRDTSRTPLERFAAAVTDEVLATMEGKPLRELVTRSKRTKVAVHRERALFGSWYEFFPRSEGAQIDTAPGQEVSGTFTTAAKRLPAIADMGFDVVYLPPIHPVGKTHRKGRDNTLQAGPGDPGSVWAIGSADGGHDAVHPELGTLADFDAFVSEAAEHGLEIALDLALQCSPDHPWVAEHPEWFSKRADGSIAYAENPPKKYQDIYPLCFDNDFEGLYKECLRVVRHWIDHGVRIFRVDNPHTKPVAFWQRLLADVAKRDPDVLFLAEAFTRPAMMRALGQIGFHQSYTYFTWRNGKDELTEYLTELSRETAHVLRPNFFANTPDILNAYLQEGGRPAFEARAVLAALLSPTWGIYSGFELCENTPAAPGSEEYLHSEKFEYRPRDWAAADAAGETIAPLITRLNELRRAHPALHELRNLRFHRVDRPELICFSKHRPGAPGEPDDVVIAVVNLDPHHAREATVHLDLPSIGRTWEEDLRVTDELTGREYTWRADNYVRLDPATGPAHVFTVHGR; via the coding sequence GTGATCGGACGACTGCCCATCCTCGATATCTCTCCAGACAACGACCTCGGTCCGGTGAAAGCCGTTCCCGGAGAACGCTTCACCGTGGGCGCCACCGTGATCCGCGAGGGCCATGACTCCCTCGCCGCGGGCGTGGTCGTCCACTCCCCCAAGGGCCGCCGCGAGGCCCTGGTCCCCATGCGCGAGAAGGCCCCCGGAACCGACCGCTACGAGGCCGAGATCAGCCTGCCCCGCGAGGGAAACTGGTCGTTCTCGGTCGAGTCCTGGAGCGAGCCCTTCACCACCTGGCTCCACGTCGCCCGGGTGAAACTGCCCCTGGACACCGACACCGAACTCGTGCTGGAGGAGGGCGCCCGACTGCTGGCCCGCGCCGGTCGCCGTGTCCCCCGCACCCCCGCCCTGACCAGCGCGGCCAAGACGCTGCGCGACACCTCCCGCACCCCCCTGGAACGCTTCGCGGCCGCCGTCACCGATGAGGTCCTGGCGACGATGGAAGGCAAACCCCTGCGCGAGCTGGTCACCAGGTCCAAGCGCACCAAGGTCGCGGTCCACCGCGAACGCGCCCTCTTCGGTTCCTGGTACGAGTTCTTCCCCCGCTCGGAGGGCGCCCAGATCGACACCGCCCCCGGCCAGGAGGTCTCCGGCACCTTCACCACCGCCGCCAAACGCCTTCCGGCCATCGCCGACATGGGCTTCGACGTCGTCTACCTGCCGCCGATCCACCCGGTCGGAAAGACCCACCGCAAGGGTCGCGACAACACGCTCCAGGCCGGACCGGGCGACCCCGGCTCGGTATGGGCGATCGGGTCGGCCGACGGGGGCCACGACGCCGTCCACCCGGAACTGGGCACCCTCGCCGACTTCGACGCCTTCGTCTCCGAGGCTGCCGAGCACGGCCTGGAGATCGCGCTCGACCTGGCGCTCCAGTGCTCCCCCGACCACCCCTGGGTGGCCGAGCACCCCGAGTGGTTCAGCAAGCGCGCGGACGGCTCCATCGCCTACGCCGAGAACCCGCCCAAGAAGTACCAGGACATCTACCCGCTCTGCTTCGACAACGACTTCGAGGGCCTCTACAAGGAGTGCCTGCGGGTGGTCCGGCACTGGATCGACCACGGCGTGCGGATCTTCCGCGTCGACAACCCGCACACCAAGCCGGTCGCCTTCTGGCAGCGCCTGCTCGCCGACGTCGCCAAGCGCGACCCCGACGTGCTCTTCCTCGCCGAGGCCTTCACCCGCCCCGCGATGATGCGCGCCCTGGGACAGATCGGTTTCCACCAGTCGTACACCTACTTCACCTGGCGCAACGGCAAGGACGAGCTCACCGAGTACCTCACCGAGCTCAGCCGGGAGACGGCGCACGTTCTGCGGCCGAACTTCTTCGCCAACACCCCGGACATCCTCAACGCCTACCTCCAGGAGGGCGGCCGCCCCGCCTTCGAGGCGCGCGCGGTGCTCGCCGCGCTGCTCTCGCCCACCTGGGGGATCTACTCGGGCTTCGAACTGTGCGAGAACACACCCGCCGCACCGGGCAGCGAGGAGTACCTGCACTCGGAGAAGTTCGAGTACCGGCCGCGCGACTGGGCCGCCGCCGACGCCGCCGGCGAGACCATCGCACCGCTGATCACCAGGCTGAACGAGCTGCGCCGGGCCCACCCGGCCCTACACGAGCTGCGCAACCTGCGCTTCCACCGCGTGGACCGGCCGGAGCTGATCTGTTTCTCCAAGCACCGCCCCGGAGCCCCCGGTGAGCCCGACGACGTCGTCATCGCCGTCGTCAACCTCGACCCGCACCACGCCCGCGAGGCGACGGTGCACCTGGACCTGCCGTCGATCGGCCGCACGTGGGAGGAGGACCTCAGGGTGACCGACGAGTTGACCGGCCGCGAATACACCTGGCGAGCGGACAACTACGTCCGCCTCGACCCGGCGACCGGACCCGCGCACGTGTTCACCGTCCACGGCAGATGA
- a CDS encoding maltokinase N-terminal cap-like domain-containing protein, producing MSQLEELLAVWLPRQRWFSGKGIPIRQVRIESRYTLVSAGPGGPDLNVLVIQAGQRGLSSRYQVLLGSRPPRSLPPDLARTAIGVCQVAGGRPRVVYDAAHDPQLTALLLERFTAQENTGRRGRVRFRTLPGTTVAACGPGRLLTGEQSNTSLVYGRDYVLKTFRRLWPGHNPDLELNMALSGSPYVARPCGWIEADLSGHSTPTTLALLQTFVPDATDGWVLATENVRTLLEGAEADFSEESARLGRTTAEVHSSLARALPTDVLSPSAAAELADAMVERLAMASAEVPELAEHAPRVMEAYADFARVDEPLPIQRIHGDYHLGQVIRPESGWVLLDFEGEPTVPVRERQRLSSPLRDVAGMLRSFDYAAGYLLVGQDEDPELSWAARAWARRNRDAFCRGYADGGGADPEKHLTVLRAFEFDKAVYEVLYEARNRPNWLRVPLESIATAASGVTAGSGTTAAGAPRVPG from the coding sequence ATGTCACAGCTCGAAGAACTCCTGGCAGTCTGGCTACCCCGACAACGATGGTTCTCCGGCAAGGGGATCCCGATCCGGCAGGTCCGGATCGAGAGCAGGTACACCCTGGTCTCGGCCGGCCCCGGCGGACCCGACCTGAACGTGCTCGTCATCCAGGCGGGGCAGCGCGGCCTCAGCTCCCGTTATCAGGTGCTGCTCGGCTCGCGCCCGCCCCGGTCCCTGCCCCCGGACCTGGCCCGCACCGCCATCGGCGTGTGCCAGGTCGCGGGCGGCCGCCCCAGGGTGGTCTACGACGCCGCGCACGACCCGCAACTCACGGCGCTGCTGCTGGAACGGTTCACCGCACAGGAGAACACCGGACGGCGCGGCAGGGTACGGTTCCGCACTCTGCCGGGCACCACCGTGGCCGCCTGCGGTCCGGGGCGCCTGCTGACCGGTGAGCAGTCCAACACCTCGCTGGTCTACGGGCGCGACTACGTCCTCAAGACCTTCCGAAGGCTCTGGCCCGGGCACAATCCGGACCTGGAGCTGAACATGGCGCTGTCCGGTTCGCCGTACGTGGCGCGCCCGTGCGGGTGGATCGAGGCGGACCTCTCGGGGCACTCCACACCGACCACGCTGGCCCTGCTGCAGACCTTCGTCCCGGACGCCACGGACGGGTGGGTGCTGGCCACGGAGAACGTCCGGACCCTGTTGGAGGGGGCGGAGGCCGACTTCAGCGAGGAGTCCGCCCGGCTCGGGCGGACCACCGCCGAGGTGCACAGTTCACTGGCGCGGGCACTGCCCACGGACGTGCTCTCGCCCTCGGCGGCGGCCGAGCTGGCCGACGCCATGGTGGAACGCCTGGCCATGGCCAGCGCGGAGGTGCCCGAACTGGCCGAGCACGCGCCCCGGGTGATGGAGGCCTACGCCGACTTCGCCAGGGTGGACGAGCCGCTGCCCATCCAGCGCATCCACGGCGACTACCACCTGGGGCAGGTCATCCGGCCCGAGTCCGGGTGGGTACTGCTGGACTTCGAGGGTGAGCCGACCGTCCCGGTGCGCGAGCGCCAGCGGCTGTCGAGCCCGCTGCGGGACGTGGCCGGGATGCTGCGCTCCTTCGACTACGCGGCCGGGTACCTGCTGGTCGGGCAGGACGAGGACCCTGAGCTGTCGTGGGCCGCGCGGGCCTGGGCCCGGCGCAACCGGGACGCGTTCTGCCGGGGCTACGCCGACGGCGGCGGGGCCGACCCGGAGAAGCACCTGACCGTGCTGCGCGCCTTCGAGTTCGACAAGGCCGTCTACGAGGTCCTGTACGAGGCGCGCAACCGACCCAACTGGCTCCGGGTGCCGCTGGAGTCCATCGCCACGGCGGCCAGCGGCGTCACCGCCGGATCAGGAACCACAGCGGCCGGCGCACCCCGGGTGCCCGGCTGA
- the glgB gene encoding 1,4-alpha-glucan branching protein GlgB, translating into MVAELDRVVDGRHHDPHSVLGLHGRDLRVLRPGAVEVDAVLPDNTRVGLTHRHRGVFAARLPHKTEDYRIAVRYEEGGPELIEADAYRTAPTVGELDLHLIAEGRHEELWRALGANTTTADGPMGEVSGTGFAVWAPDARGVRVIGDFNYWSGIAHPMRSLGSSGVWELFVPGVGDGDLYKFQVLGADGHWRDKADPMARRTQMPPATASVVTTSEHAWSDEQWMAERKGSEPHRAPMSVYEVHLGSWRPGLDYRELAEQLVEYVSDMGFTHVEFLPVAGHPFDGSWGYQVTSYYAPTPRFGSPDEFRHLVDSLHRAGIGVFLDWVPAHFPKDEWALARFDGTALYEHPDPRRGEHPDWGTLIFNYGRTEVRNFLVANALYWLEEFHIDGLRVDAVASMIYLDYSRDSGQWEPNMFGGRENLEAIDFLKELNTTVYRRNPNVAMIAEESTAYTGVTSPVDHGGLGFGLKWNMGWMHDSLEYVKKEPIHRKYHHNDITFSMVYAYSENYVLPLSHDEVVHGKQSLFNKPPGDEWQRAATLRALLSFMWSHPGKQLLFMGGEIAQGDEWSHEAGVPWWLLQFEHHAGTQKLVKALNDAYRPRSALWSLDTDPAGFSWLDGGDHEGNTLSYLRRGEDGSVLACAVNFSPVPRPNWRVGLPAEGRWTSVLNSDDPRFGGSGYEAPAVVEAQPQEWHGQPFSAEITLPPLGAVWFEPER; encoded by the coding sequence CTGGTCGCCGAGCTCGACCGGGTGGTGGACGGCCGGCACCACGACCCGCACTCCGTGCTCGGTCTGCACGGCCGTGACCTGCGTGTCCTGCGACCTGGTGCGGTCGAGGTGGACGCCGTGCTGCCGGACAACACCCGTGTCGGGCTCACCCACCGCCACCGCGGCGTGTTCGCCGCCCGGCTCCCGCACAAGACCGAGGACTACCGGATCGCCGTCCGCTACGAGGAGGGCGGACCCGAACTGATCGAGGCCGACGCCTACCGGACCGCGCCCACCGTGGGCGAGCTGGACCTGCACCTGATCGCTGAGGGCCGCCACGAGGAGCTGTGGCGCGCCCTCGGGGCGAACACCACGACCGCCGACGGCCCCATGGGCGAAGTCTCGGGGACGGGCTTCGCGGTCTGGGCCCCGGACGCCCGCGGGGTCCGGGTGATCGGCGACTTCAACTACTGGAGCGGGATCGCGCACCCGATGCGCAGCCTGGGTTCCAGCGGTGTGTGGGAGCTGTTCGTGCCCGGCGTGGGCGACGGCGACCTGTACAAGTTCCAGGTCCTGGGCGCCGACGGGCACTGGCGTGACAAGGCCGACCCGATGGCGCGGCGCACCCAGATGCCGCCGGCGACGGCCTCCGTCGTCACCACCTCCGAGCACGCGTGGTCGGACGAGCAGTGGATGGCCGAGCGCAAGGGCTCGGAGCCGCACCGCGCGCCGATGAGCGTCTACGAGGTGCACCTGGGTTCCTGGCGGCCGGGGCTGGACTACCGCGAGCTGGCCGAGCAGCTGGTGGAGTACGTCAGCGACATGGGCTTCACGCACGTGGAGTTCCTGCCGGTGGCAGGTCACCCCTTCGACGGTTCGTGGGGCTACCAGGTCACGTCGTACTACGCGCCGACCCCCCGCTTCGGTTCACCCGACGAGTTCCGGCACCTGGTGGACTCGCTGCACCGGGCCGGGATCGGGGTGTTCCTGGACTGGGTGCCCGCGCACTTCCCCAAGGACGAGTGGGCGCTGGCGCGGTTCGACGGGACGGCGCTGTACGAGCACCCGGACCCGCGGCGCGGTGAGCACCCGGACTGGGGGACGCTGATCTTCAACTACGGGCGGACCGAGGTGCGCAACTTCCTCGTGGCCAACGCCCTGTACTGGTTGGAGGAGTTCCACATCGACGGCCTGCGGGTGGACGCCGTGGCCTCGATGATCTACCTGGACTACTCCCGGGACTCCGGGCAGTGGGAGCCGAACATGTTCGGGGGCCGGGAGAACCTGGAGGCGATCGACTTCCTCAAGGAGCTCAACACCACGGTCTACCGGCGCAACCCGAACGTGGCGATGATCGCCGAGGAGTCCACGGCGTACACGGGCGTGACCAGCCCGGTGGACCACGGCGGGCTCGGTTTCGGACTGAAGTGGAACATGGGCTGGATGCACGACTCCCTGGAGTACGTGAAGAAGGAGCCGATCCACCGCAAGTACCACCACAACGACATCACGTTCTCGATGGTCTACGCGTACAGCGAGAACTACGTGCTGCCGCTGTCCCACGACGAGGTGGTGCACGGCAAGCAGTCGCTGTTCAACAAGCCGCCCGGCGACGAGTGGCAGCGTGCTGCCACGCTGCGGGCGCTGCTGTCGTTCATGTGGTCGCACCCGGGTAAGCAGCTGCTGTTCATGGGCGGCGAGATCGCCCAGGGCGACGAGTGGTCGCACGAGGCCGGGGTGCCGTGGTGGCTGCTGCAGTTCGAGCACCACGCGGGGACCCAGAAGCTGGTCAAGGCACTCAACGACGCCTACCGGCCCCGCTCGGCGCTGTGGTCCCTGGACACCGACCCGGCCGGTTTCAGCTGGCTGGACGGCGGCGACCACGAGGGGAACACGCTCAGCTACCTGCGTCGGGGCGAGGACGGCTCGGTGCTGGCCTGCGCGGTGAACTTCTCGCCGGTGCCCCGCCCGAACTGGCGCGTGGGCCTGCCCGCCGAGGGCCGGTGGACGTCGGTGCTCAACTCCGACGACCCCCGCTTCGGCGGATCCGGGTACGAGGCGCCCGCAGTGGTCGAGGCCCAGCCGCAGGAGTGGCACGGCCAGCCGTTCTCCGCGGAGATCACGCTTCCGCCGCTGGGCGCGGTCTGGTTCGAACCCGAGCGTTAG
- the treS gene encoding maltose alpha-D-glucosyltransferase, translating into MSNDEPGLGAPEHAEHGPLAPATGAATGPLMSSGGTSDPHWFKHAVFYEVLARGFFDSNGDGTGDLAGLVQKLDYLQWLGIDCVWLLPMYESPLRDGGYDISDYFKILPEFGNTADFVELLDEAHRRGIRVITDLVMNHTSDQHPWFKASREDPDGPYGDFYVWSDTDDRYEEARIIFVDTETSNWTYDEVRGQYYWHRFFSHQPDLNFENPAVQEAILEVLRYWLDLGIDGFRLDAVPYLYEREGTNCENLKETHEFLKRVRAEVDRLYPDRVLLSEANQWPSEVVDYFGDFESGGDECHMNFHFPLMPRMFMAVRQEQRFPISEILAQTPEIPRNCQWAIFLRNHDELTLEMVTDEERDYMYSEYAKEPRMRANVGIRRRLAPLLDNDRNQIELFTALLLSLPGSPVLYYGDEIGMGDNIWLGDRDAVRTPMQWNSDRNAGFSSGDPARLYLPLILDPVYGYQALNVESQRANPGSLLNWTRRMIQIRKRHPVFGTGEFTELNATNPSVLAFIREHGDDRMLCVNNLSKFPQPVELDLSRYAGVNPVECVGGVRFPEIGELPYLLTLPGHGFYWFQLPPERTREPHQEGHEGAPSYGLPAAGVSTRDAFDTGHRSTATTKSGTRPGGGGGKGYRPL; encoded by the coding sequence ATGAGCAACGACGAGCCCGGACTCGGCGCGCCCGAACACGCCGAACACGGTCCGCTCGCCCCGGCCACCGGGGCCGCCACCGGCCCGCTCATGTCCTCCGGCGGCACCAGTGACCCCCACTGGTTCAAACACGCCGTCTTCTACGAGGTACTCGCCCGCGGGTTCTTCGATTCCAACGGCGACGGCACCGGTGACCTCGCCGGGCTCGTACAGAAACTGGACTATCTCCAGTGGCTGGGCATCGACTGTGTCTGGCTGCTGCCGATGTACGAGTCACCGCTGCGCGACGGCGGCTACGACATCTCCGACTACTTCAAGATCCTCCCGGAGTTCGGCAACACCGCCGACTTCGTGGAGCTCCTGGACGAGGCGCACCGCCGCGGCATCCGGGTCATCACCGACCTGGTCATGAACCACACCAGCGACCAGCACCCGTGGTTCAAGGCCTCCCGGGAGGACCCGGACGGCCCCTACGGCGACTTCTACGTGTGGTCGGACACCGACGACCGCTACGAAGAGGCCCGGATCATCTTCGTGGACACCGAGACCTCCAACTGGACCTACGACGAGGTCCGCGGCCAGTACTACTGGCACCGGTTCTTCTCCCACCAGCCCGACCTCAACTTCGAGAACCCGGCGGTACAGGAGGCGATCCTGGAAGTCCTGCGCTACTGGCTGGACCTGGGCATCGACGGGTTCCGCCTGGACGCCGTGCCCTACCTGTACGAGCGCGAGGGCACCAACTGCGAGAACCTCAAGGAGACCCACGAGTTCCTCAAGCGGGTGCGCGCCGAGGTGGACCGCCTGTATCCGGACCGGGTGCTGCTGAGCGAGGCCAACCAGTGGCCTTCGGAGGTCGTCGACTACTTCGGCGACTTCGAGTCCGGCGGCGACGAGTGCCACATGAACTTCCACTTCCCGCTGATGCCGCGGATGTTCATGGCGGTACGCCAGGAACAGCGGTTCCCGATCTCGGAGATCCTCGCCCAGACCCCGGAGATCCCCCGCAACTGTCAGTGGGCGATCTTCCTGCGCAACCACGACGAGCTGACCCTGGAGATGGTCACCGACGAGGAGCGCGACTACATGTACTCCGAGTACGCCAAGGAACCCCGCATGCGCGCGAACGTGGGGATTCGGCGGCGGCTCGCACCGCTTCTGGACAATGACCGAAACCAGATCGAGCTCTTCACCGCGCTGCTGCTCTCCCTGCCGGGCTCGCCGGTCCTGTACTACGGCGACGAGATCGGGATGGGCGACAACATCTGGCTGGGCGACCGCGACGCCGTGCGCACCCCCATGCAGTGGAACTCGGACCGCAACGCCGGGTTCTCCAGCGGCGACCCGGCCCGCCTGTACCTGCCGCTGATCCTGGACCCGGTCTACGGCTACCAGGCGCTCAACGTCGAGTCCCAGCGCGCCAACCCCGGTTCACTGCTGAACTGGACCCGCCGGATGATCCAGATCCGCAAGCGCCACCCCGTGTTCGGCACCGGGGAGTTCACCGAACTGAACGCCACCAACCCCAGCGTGCTGGCGTTCATCCGGGAGCACGGCGACGACCGCATGCTGTGCGTGAACAACCTCTCCAAGTTCCCGCAGCCCGTGGAGCTCGACCTGTCCCGCTACGCCGGGGTGAACCCGGTGGAGTGCGTGGGCGGGGTGCGATTCCCGGAGATCGGTGAGCTTCCGTACCTGCTCACCCTGCCCGGCCACGGCTTCTACTGGTTCCAGCTCCCGCCGGAGCGCACCCGTGAACCGCACCAGGAAGGCCACGAGGGCGCGCCTTCCTACGGACTGCCCGCGGCGGGGGTCAGCACCCGAGACGCCTTCGACACCGGTCACCGAAGCACGGCCACCACCAAATCCGGCACCCGGCCCGGGGGCGGTGGCGGGAAGGGATACAGGCCTCTCTGA